From Candidatus Hydrogenedentota bacterium, one genomic window encodes:
- a CDS encoding PQQ-binding-like beta-propeller repeat protein, translated as MNAHIKVKLKQIAFVLLGITCIVAALFLFWPESTKRKEAPDSPELVETIRSAVPKQPAPPQTNQEEAVSAKTEWNTYHGDTALTGTVDTHFSSVLERSWQILLGDPVEEAPVAVDDRIFVVTPRARVVALSLEGEILWDRVLQSHDDTSSQSLYTEAPIACFASMLFVATDDGQLTALDVESGDLRWRTDLDGYAHGTINYHEASQSVFVLEQGSGDLLCMESDTGTLRWRSKGKDRADGSPSVSGDKVVFGSCASALHVVAVKDGSYLHDIKIEEGGGQVAGGVAIQGEFVYAGCRDGRVMRANLQEGVMDWIHSVSKTEVFSTPALQGDLLLISALDGVLHGLKQDTGERVWQHVLGGETGSPVIVDDKVVIVSDDSLFLLALEDGTRLWESQLAGYLSGPAIAGNMIVVGCEDGTVTAFVAASTEEKEAVS; from the coding sequence TGAAACAAATCGCCTTCGTCCTCTTGGGCATTACTTGTATCGTGGCGGCCCTTTTTCTTTTTTGGCCGGAATCGACCAAGAGAAAAGAAGCCCCCGACTCACCCGAACTTGTTGAAACTATCAGGAGCGCTGTTCCCAAACAGCCTGCCCCACCCCAAACGAATCAAGAAGAGGCTGTATCTGCTAAGACGGAATGGAACACTTATCATGGAGATACTGCACTTACCGGAACTGTGGATACGCATTTCTCTTCTGTCTTAGAGCGCTCTTGGCAAATCTTGCTGGGTGATCCCGTGGAAGAAGCTCCGGTCGCTGTGGATGATCGTATTTTTGTTGTCACGCCTCGTGCTCGTGTAGTCGCACTGAGCCTTGAAGGCGAAATCCTCTGGGATCGTGTTCTCCAATCTCATGATGATACGTCATCCCAGTCTCTTTACACGGAGGCGCCCATTGCCTGTTTCGCAAGCATGCTCTTTGTTGCAACCGATGATGGTCAATTGACCGCCTTAGATGTAGAAAGCGGTGATCTGCGCTGGCGCACAGATCTGGATGGATACGCCCACGGCACCATTAATTATCACGAAGCAAGCCAAAGTGTCTTTGTATTGGAACAAGGTTCCGGCGATCTGCTGTGTATGGAGAGCGATACAGGAACGCTGCGCTGGCGCTCCAAAGGAAAAGATCGTGCCGATGGCTCCCCTTCCGTAAGTGGGGATAAGGTGGTTTTCGGTAGTTGTGCTTCTGCCTTGCACGTGGTAGCGGTGAAAGATGGCAGCTATCTCCATGATATTAAAATCGAAGAGGGCGGCGGGCAAGTGGCGGGCGGTGTCGCCATTCAAGGGGAATTTGTTTATGCGGGATGCCGAGACGGACGGGTGATGCGCGCGAATCTACAAGAAGGCGTGATGGACTGGATTCATAGCGTTAGTAAAACGGAAGTGTTCTCAACGCCCGCCCTCCAAGGGGATCTTCTTTTAATCAGCGCTTTGGATGGTGTACTGCATGGGCTCAAGCAAGACACGGGCGAAAGGGTGTGGCAGCATGTGCTGGGCGGGGAAACAGGGTCGCCGGTAATTGTGGACGACAAAGTTGTTATCGTTTCTGACGACAGCTTGTTTTTGCTTGCACTCGAGGACGGAACCCGTCTTTGGGAAAGCCAATTGGCGGGATATCTCAGCGGCCCTGCCATTGCCGGAAATATGATTGTCGTGGGCTGCGAAGATGGAACGGTGACTGCCTTCGTTGCCGCTTCGACGGAAGAAAAGGAAGCTGTATCGTGA
- a CDS encoding ABC transporter ATP-binding protein — MLEIRELVKTYPAVPAPLRVLKGINFSLDAGQSAAIIGPSGCGKSTLLNLIGALDQPDAGSVHISGQDLSTLNVKELAQLRNQELGFVFQQHHLLPQCTVMENILIPVLTQDREAQEQAHDRARALLDKLGLLPRAHHRPGELSGGECQRTAVARAVINNPALLLADEPTGALNEEAAEDLAALLLSLRDEQNMAVIIVTHAQSIARRFGSIYTLNRGQLTREE; from the coding sequence TTGCTTGAAATCCGGGAGCTTGTAAAAACCTATCCGGCTGTCCCTGCCCCCTTGCGCGTTTTAAAGGGTATCAACTTCTCCTTGGATGCCGGACAGTCAGCCGCTATCATCGGGCCTTCCGGCTGCGGCAAAAGCACCTTGCTCAACCTTATCGGCGCATTAGATCAGCCTGACGCAGGTTCGGTGCACATTTCAGGACAAGATCTGTCTACTCTGAATGTAAAAGAATTGGCGCAGCTGCGGAATCAAGAGCTCGGCTTTGTGTTCCAGCAACATCATCTGCTCCCTCAATGCACTGTCATGGAAAATATTTTAATTCCCGTACTCACACAGGATCGGGAAGCACAGGAACAAGCCCACGACAGAGCCCGCGCCTTATTGGATAAACTAGGATTGCTGCCCCGCGCCCATCACCGGCCGGGTGAATTGTCTGGCGGTGAATGTCAGCGTACTGCGGTGGCGCGTGCCGTCATCAATAACCCCGCTTTGTTGTTGGCTGATGAACCAACGGGCGCACTCAACGAGGAAGCGGCGGAAGACTTGGCAGCCCTTTTGTTGAGCTTGCGCGATGAACAGAATATGGCGGTCATCATCGTTACCCATGCCCAATCCATTGCGCGCCGCTTTGGCAGCATCTACACACTTAACCGTGGACAATTAACGCGGGAGGAATAG